A genomic window from Solanum dulcamara chromosome 11, daSolDulc1.2, whole genome shotgun sequence includes:
- the LOC129872856 gene encoding ethylene-responsive transcription factor ERN1-like yields the protein MCRKRKAEGVAKTHDDQRPRKRFVGVRQRPSGRWVAEIKDTIQKIRVWLGTFDTAEEAARAYDEAACLLRGANTRTNFWPSSSPSTSALPPKITKLLLSRLRERNNSTAAGANDDDDSSNSNSLAEIGHQQQKPEEEFGDRVADFSDSPYTDYLNYPEDHITDNNAIANVSATTRALTSIAQSGYNQEFNIQPVNNYESSSTEIIEIGEAITTDVEDIESNIDFQFLNEIGSCYYSPFDLAEELSMVETMEQGMDFGEETSMVSEAMRRMNYERKFSASLYAFNGITECLKLKMKSGSVTQSEQLSRLQNACKRNLEKEKENEECNGMTDQKKDEGNSSEVPFPSMESAYDSEFSLWSSIDLPPICFVR from the coding sequence aTGTGTAGGAAGAGAAAAGCTGAAGGAGTAGCAAAGACTCATGATGATCAACGACCCCGAAAGAGATTTGTTGGAGTTAGACAAAGGCCATCAGGCAGATGGGTTGCTGAAATAAAAGACACCATACAGAAAATAAGAGTATGGCTTGGGACTTTTGACACTGCTGAAGAAGCAGCAAGAGCTTATGATGAAGCTGCTTGCTTGCTTCGCGGAGCCAATACTCGCACGAATTTCTggccttcttcttctccttccacTTCAGCTCTGCCTCCGAAAATCACTAAACTTCTTCTTAGCAGGCTCAGAGAACGAAATAATTCCACTGCTGCAGGtgctaatgatgatgatgattcaTCCAATTCTAACTCTCTGGCTGAAATTGGTCATCAGCAGCAGAAGCCGGAAGAAGAATTTGGAGACAGAGTAGCTGATTTTTCAGATTCGCCGTATACTGATTATCTCAATTACCCTGAAGATCATATAACTGATAACAACGCGATCGCTAATGTAAGTGCAACTACAAGAGCATTAACAAGCATCGCGCAAAGTGGCTATAATCAGGAATTTAATATTCAGCCTGTGAATAACTATGAGAGCTCGAGCACGGAGATTATTGAGATAGGAGAGGCAATTACTACTGATGTAGAAGATATAGAATCCAATATTGACTTCCAATTTCTTAACGAAATTGGATCTTGTTACTATTCGCCATTTGATTTAGCTGAAGAGCTATCAATGGTGGAGACAATGGAACAGGGGATGGATTTTGGGGAAGAAACATCAATGGTAAGTGAGGCAATGAGGAGGATGAATTACGAGAGGAAGTTTTCAGCTTCTCTCTATGCTTTCAATGGGATCACTGAATGTTTGAAGTTGAAGATGAAATCTGGAAGCGTAACACAGTCTGAGCAATTATCCAGGCTACAAAATGCGTGCAAAAGGAACCTCGAGAAGGAGAAGGAAAATGAAGAATGCAATGGAATGACTGATCAGAAGAAGGATGAAGGGAATTCATCGGAAGTACCATTTCCATCGATGGAGAGTGCTTATGACAGTGAATTCTCCCTATGGAGCTCTATTGATCTCCCACCAATATGCTTTGTTCGTTGA